A single genomic interval of Zunongwangia sp. HGR-M22 harbors:
- a CDS encoding SusC/RagA family TonB-linked outer membrane protein → MKNNYYNFYVFAFSFSLLFLLSFAMQSQEKNIEGKVVDEEGVPIPSVTVSIKNTSRGTVTDFDGFFSIRANPKDILMFSFMGFESKEVSVGDKAFLEVSMVTDTDQLEEVVVIGYGKIKKKDLTGSVVQVKPDDFENQNPQTVQDVLRGVPGLKVGYSADAKGGGSLQVRGQTSVYTEGGHNSPLIILDGMQFYGELSEINPDNIDQIDILKDASSTAVYGSKASAGVIIITTKKGKKGKPVVNINSDITINRKSAYREVYSPDGYTKYREDWETAKTYGVNEETGQYEAYVNNRPGQLGYFSNPNRLSDYGITQNEWLAYQDISETEGRSLNEVWGRRLGIKEGVLLNNFIDGKTHDWYDSTFRTGINKDLNASISGAGDKANYYLSMGYLSAEGAVKGNDYSTFRANMKINGQITDWLEIGANVNFQDRTDGDITVGTGTNYWDSNMLRISPFGNFRNEMGEYERQPMGEDIGGYNFYYDRQFMELERGVTVLNAIFNTKVTLPFGITYSFNISPRYQFYYNRYFQSSEHAGWNAANIGVDRDHSKNFDYNLNNNITWDYHINDKHHIIATFVQEAEERKYWSDNIDARNIQPSDALGFHNTSNATLDNSGFSTNDSHQTADALMGRLFYSYDDLYLITGTVRRDGYSAFGASNPYATFPSVSVAWNFTNESWFKWDAMSTGKLRVSWGKNGNRSLSDPYVSLANLGSGSGATMGYIDSSGEIVDVKYLGIDRMANPNLRWEKTTSTNIGLDYGFLDQRIYGSIDVYHTITNDMIMGQRLPGFSGFGSITTNLGEVQNRGLEISVNSVNIRNSDFEWRTSFALSYNKNKINSLYGNMEDIIDANGNVIGRKEADDLSNGWFIGKPISTIWDYEVTGIWQKDEWEEAARYGQRPGDPKIANNYTEDDKEDGTPVYNDNDKVFLGQTAPPVNWSLRNDFSYKNWELAINMYSYMGHKSVSGRFMNNYNSGSLYTNNYNPFVNPYWTVDNPTNDWARLDAIAPAGASAPKLYNRNFIRLDHISLAYTLPTEITQKWNVQRVKFSASIRNVATWAADWEYFGDPETGGLATRMFNFGMNLTL, encoded by the coding sequence ATGAAAAACAACTATTATAATTTTTATGTTTTCGCTTTTTCATTTTCGCTTTTATTTTTATTGAGTTTTGCTATGCAATCCCAAGAGAAGAATATAGAAGGGAAAGTAGTAGATGAGGAAGGAGTTCCTATACCTAGTGTAACAGTGAGTATTAAAAACACTTCTAGAGGAACAGTGACCGATTTCGATGGATTTTTTTCTATTCGTGCTAATCCCAAAGACATTTTAATGTTTTCTTTCATGGGTTTTGAAAGTAAAGAAGTTAGTGTAGGAGATAAGGCTTTTTTAGAAGTATCTATGGTAACAGATACAGACCAACTTGAAGAAGTTGTTGTTATTGGTTATGGAAAAATAAAAAAGAAGGATTTAACAGGATCTGTTGTTCAGGTGAAACCAGATGATTTCGAAAATCAAAACCCTCAGACAGTTCAAGATGTTTTGCGTGGTGTACCCGGATTAAAAGTTGGCTATTCAGCAGATGCCAAGGGAGGAGGATCTTTACAAGTGCGTGGTCAGACATCAGTATATACTGAAGGAGGCCACAACTCACCATTAATTATTCTTGATGGTATGCAGTTTTATGGTGAATTGTCAGAAATAAATCCTGATAATATAGATCAAATAGATATTTTAAAAGATGCATCATCAACAGCGGTTTATGGATCAAAAGCTTCGGCTGGTGTTATAATTATAACTACAAAAAAGGGAAAAAAGGGTAAGCCGGTAGTAAATATTAATTCTGATATTACAATCAATAGAAAAAGTGCTTATCGCGAAGTATATAGCCCAGATGGTTATACCAAATATAGAGAAGATTGGGAAACTGCAAAAACTTACGGGGTGAATGAAGAGACAGGTCAATACGAAGCATATGTAAATAATAGACCGGGTCAGTTGGGGTATTTTTCGAATCCTAATCGATTAAGTGATTATGGTATAACACAAAACGAGTGGTTAGCTTATCAAGATATATCTGAAACTGAAGGTAGAAGCTTAAATGAGGTTTGGGGACGTCGTTTAGGAATAAAAGAGGGGGTATTACTAAATAATTTTATCGATGGAAAAACGCATGATTGGTATGATAGTACGTTTAGAACAGGGATAAATAAAGATTTAAATGCCAGTATTTCTGGAGCAGGTGATAAAGCAAATTATTATTTATCTATGGGTTATCTAAGTGCTGAAGGTGCTGTAAAAGGGAATGACTATTCCACTTTTCGTGCTAATATGAAGATTAACGGACAAATTACGGATTGGCTAGAAATTGGTGCTAATGTTAATTTTCAAGATCGTACAGATGGAGATATTACTGTAGGTACGGGTACTAATTATTGGGATTCGAATATGCTTAGAATTAGTCCTTTTGGAAATTTTAGAAATGAAATGGGGGAATATGAAAGGCAACCAATGGGTGAAGATATAGGAGGATATAATTTTTATTATGACCGCCAATTTATGGAATTAGAGCGAGGTGTTACTGTATTAAATGCTATCTTCAATACAAAAGTTACGCTGCCATTCGGTATTACTTATTCTTTTAATATTTCACCTAGATACCAATTCTATTATAATCGCTATTTTCAGTCATCAGAACATGCCGGCTGGAATGCAGCCAATATAGGTGTAGATAGAGACCATAGTAAGAATTTTGACTATAATCTCAATAACAATATTACATGGGACTATCATATAAATGATAAACATCATATAATAGCTACTTTTGTTCAGGAAGCGGAAGAACGTAAGTATTGGTCAGATAATATTGATGCTCGTAACATACAGCCCTCTGATGCTTTAGGTTTTCATAATACCTCGAATGCAACATTAGATAATAGCGGTTTTTCAACTAACGATTCTCACCAAACTGCTGATGCATTAATGGGAAGGTTATTTTATTCTTACGATGATTTGTATTTAATTACAGGGACTGTTCGAAGAGATGGGTATTCGGCCTTTGGAGCTTCTAATCCTTATGCAACATTTCCTTCTGTTTCTGTGGCATGGAATTTCACTAATGAAAGCTGGTTTAAATGGGATGCTATGAGCACTGGAAAATTACGCGTTTCTTGGGGGAAGAATGGTAATAGATCACTTTCAGATCCTTATGTTAGTTTGGCCAATTTAGGTTCTGGTTCAGGAGCTACAATGGGTTACATAGATTCTTCTGGAGAGATTGTAGACGTAAAATACTTGGGTATAGATAGAATGGCTAATCCAAATTTACGATGGGAAAAAACGACTTCTACGAATATTGGTTTGGATTATGGCTTTTTAGATCAGCGAATTTATGGTTCTATCGATGTGTATCACACGATAACAAATGATATGATTATGGGGCAGCGATTACCAGGATTTTCTGGATTTGGATCTATTACAACAAATCTTGGTGAAGTTCAAAATAGAGGCCTGGAAATTAGTGTAAACTCTGTAAATATAAGGAACTCAGATTTCGAATGGAGAACTAGTTTCGCACTCTCTTATAATAAGAATAAGATCAATTCTCTTTATGGAAATATGGAGGATATTATTGATGCCAATGGAAATGTGATTGGAAGAAAAGAGGCAGATGATCTATCAAATGGTTGGTTTATTGGAAAACCAATTTCCACAATTTGGGATTATGAAGTAACAGGAATTTGGCAAAAAGATGAATGGGAAGAAGCTGCAAGGTATGGTCAGCGACCTGGAGATCCAAAAATAGCCAATAACTACACTGAGGATGATAAAGAAGATGGAACACCGGTCTATAACGACAATGATAAGGTATTTTTGGGACAAACAGCACCACCAGTAAACTGGTCACTCCGTAATGATTTTAGCTATAAAAATTGGGAACTGGCCATAAACATGTACTCATACATGGGCCATAAATCTGTGAGTGGTCGTTTTATGAATAATTATAACTCAGGGAGTTTATATACCAATAATTACAATCCATTTGTAAATCCCTATTGGACGGTAGATAATCCAACTAACGATTGGGCACGCTTAGATGCTATAGCTCCTGCCGGTGCAAGTGCACCAAAATTATACAATCGTAATTTTATAAGATTAGATCATATTTCACTTGCCTATACTCTGCCTACTGAAATTACTCAGAAATGGAATGTCCAACGAGTAAAATTTTCTGCTTCGATTAGAAATGTAGCTACCTGGGCTGCTGATTGGGAATACTTTGGAGATCCTGAAACAGGAGGACTGGCTACACGTATGTTCAATTTTGGTATGAATTTAACCCTTTAA
- a CDS encoding hybrid sensor histidine kinase/response regulator transcription factor: MKILLSEKLEIMPLNFIKTLRFLGIFILTSLNLIGQNQKHLIHKNNLKFYHYDTSNGLSNNMVSSITEDEFGFIWIGTNSGLNRFDGNEFENFDKENSGLTNNYIQQIVPSKNGNLYLATNHGLHTYRIEKNLFSQNSIHNSHLSDGITSILELPNNLLAIGAYSFGVHFIKDNRQIPLTYQNKRKNILLEKYRISALALKDKNTILAGTYSNGIYSISIKDTSVTKIKKLFSGRINVIYKDSENQHWVGTDEGLLLIKKNDEVLHLTTNNSPLNDSAIRSLVEDDDGFLWIGTSNGGINILDPSSVFAGADKIKVQKFLPHTDDSSVHNRNILSLFKDSNGNIWIGTEAGLDFVDPKGEVIQLFDYKPNDNSQISHDRVKAITKGNNNNIWIGTDGGGIDNYAIASKEFSHLNINLHSNLILSLLEDDNRNLWIGTYRYGIIKYNLNTGKSKVYLDTKVSEGSDVRIIFEDRQSNIWVGTNRGGLYKYNKLNNSFNYIEELGKLDIRDIKQKDENEIWLATYGNGIINYNFETGKRVDFHTANTNFPINIIFSFEFIDKNTLLVGTMNEGLLKFDINTKAIDRFTTHDGLSNNTINSITRDLSGNFWIGTNDGISLYNTTSNTLKNLNNFNNIQESEFNIGASLVTEHGDLFIGGNKGLNIFNTKNLSNPEKETFPTVFKNLEIYGKPLTVNESAQTVLDKAISLADTITINYNQALFSLDFSALKYPKSSNIEYSYILEGYNDHWINIKNANRINFSQLPPGDYNLKLKTNDNDYLESSNQLHISVVPPLWKTPAAYVFYLFLASFIIWFSLKYYTDRIKLKQSLIFEKSQRELEQELNEERLRFYTGFSHELKTPLTMILAPVETLLTEIRKKEHKNSLRIIEKNAKTLLRRINKLLDFRQTEEGLNKLQVNNYDLKSSLKHWIKMYEPIAPKKGIKIITSYNNDKSTIYCDIEKIQIVFNNIMSNAIKYTPTGGSIKIKLKEKNNGFQFSVKDTGTGIPPKTLPHIFDWYYHSDEKIKKEGSGIGLALSKRFIEIHGGKISVKSKENKYTKFKVYLPITNEKEYENDISDKESFSEIERFTKELLNENKQLENRALLNPDSSRELLLLIDDNPDIHHYLSSILKEKYDLLHALNGQEGINMAKKHVPDLIVSDIMMPEKSGIDLTNTLKTNKETTHIPIILLSAKDTKESILSGYTEGADDYITKPFSTAILQARIKNLLNKKISLQKSLQQNEDSEISKSDTECKQIKIEKEFLKKFEKTVHDNIQIQGKMVELISKEMGMSRASLYRKIKALTGKSINEYIRDIKLEKSLNLIEKEGFNISTAAFEVGFNNMKYYRKIFKEKFGKLPSEFSLKKDLT; this comes from the coding sequence ATGAAAATTTTACTAAGTGAAAAATTAGAGATCATGCCTTTAAATTTTATAAAAACATTAAGATTTTTAGGTATTTTTATTTTAACGTCCTTAAACTTAATTGGGCAAAATCAGAAGCATTTAATTCATAAAAACAATCTCAAATTCTACCATTATGATACCTCCAACGGATTATCTAATAACATGGTAAGTTCTATTACTGAAGATGAATTTGGATTCATTTGGATAGGAACAAATTCTGGATTAAATAGATTTGATGGTAATGAATTTGAAAATTTTGACAAGGAAAATTCAGGACTAACGAATAACTATATTCAACAAATTGTTCCCTCTAAAAATGGAAATTTATATCTGGCAACAAACCACGGATTACACACCTACCGGATTGAAAAAAATCTATTTTCTCAAAATAGCATACATAACTCTCATTTGTCTGATGGAATTACAAGCATTCTTGAACTCCCAAATAATTTACTAGCAATAGGCGCTTATTCTTTTGGAGTTCATTTTATAAAAGACAATCGACAAATCCCTCTTACTTATCAAAATAAAAGAAAAAATATTTTACTTGAAAAGTATAGAATTTCGGCTTTAGCATTAAAAGATAAGAACACTATACTGGCAGGAACTTATAGTAATGGTATCTACTCGATCTCTATAAAAGACACAAGCGTAACAAAAATTAAAAAGCTATTTTCTGGTAGAATTAATGTTATTTATAAAGACTCAGAAAATCAACATTGGGTTGGTACAGATGAAGGATTACTACTTATAAAGAAAAACGACGAAGTTCTACATCTCACAACAAATAATAGCCCGCTTAACGATAGTGCGATTAGAAGTTTGGTTGAAGACGATGATGGTTTTTTATGGATAGGAACAAGTAACGGCGGCATTAATATTTTAGATCCCAGCTCCGTGTTTGCAGGAGCAGATAAAATTAAGGTTCAAAAATTCTTACCACATACCGATGATAGTAGTGTACATAATAGAAATATTCTAAGTCTATTTAAAGATTCCAATGGAAATATTTGGATTGGTACTGAAGCAGGATTGGATTTTGTAGATCCTAAAGGTGAAGTTATTCAATTATTCGATTACAAGCCAAATGATAATTCTCAAATTTCACATGATAGGGTTAAAGCTATTACCAAAGGAAATAATAACAACATCTGGATAGGTACAGATGGAGGTGGAATAGACAATTATGCTATAGCATCGAAAGAATTCTCTCATTTAAACATCAATTTACATAGTAACTTAATATTATCTCTTTTAGAAGATGATAATCGCAATTTATGGATAGGAACTTATAGATATGGGATCATTAAATACAATCTTAATACCGGAAAATCAAAAGTGTACTTAGACACCAAAGTTTCTGAAGGTAGTGATGTAAGAATAATTTTTGAAGACAGACAATCCAATATCTGGGTAGGCACCAACCGTGGCGGACTTTATAAGTATAATAAATTGAATAACTCTTTTAATTATATAGAAGAACTAGGTAAACTAGACATTCGCGATATTAAACAAAAAGATGAAAATGAAATATGGTTGGCTACTTACGGTAATGGAATAATAAACTACAATTTTGAAACCGGAAAACGAGTTGATTTTCATACTGCTAACACTAATTTCCCGATCAATATCATTTTTAGTTTTGAGTTTATAGACAAAAATACGCTATTGGTTGGAACGATGAACGAAGGTCTCTTAAAATTTGATATCAATACCAAAGCTATTGATCGATTTACCACTCACGACGGACTAAGCAATAATACCATAAATTCGATAACGCGTGATCTCTCGGGTAATTTTTGGATAGGAACAAATGATGGCATCAGCCTTTATAACACTACTTCAAATACCTTAAAAAACCTCAACAATTTTAATAATATTCAGGAAAGTGAATTTAATATTGGGGCCAGTCTGGTGACCGAGCACGGAGACCTTTTTATTGGAGGTAATAAAGGACTTAATATCTTCAATACCAAAAATTTATCCAATCCTGAAAAAGAAACATTTCCTACGGTTTTTAAGAATCTAGAAATCTATGGTAAACCTTTAACTGTTAATGAGTCTGCACAAACAGTGCTTGATAAAGCCATCTCCCTGGCAGATACTATTACTATTAATTATAATCAGGCTTTATTTTCCTTAGATTTTTCAGCATTAAAATATCCAAAATCATCGAATATTGAATACTCCTATATCCTAGAGGGTTATAACGACCACTGGATCAATATTAAAAATGCCAATCGAATAAACTTTAGCCAGTTACCACCTGGTGATTATAATTTAAAACTCAAAACAAACGATAATGATTACTTAGAATCTTCTAACCAACTACATATAAGCGTAGTCCCACCATTATGGAAAACACCGGCTGCTTATGTATTTTATCTATTTCTAGCTTCCTTTATAATATGGTTTAGTTTAAAATATTATACAGACCGTATTAAACTGAAACAGTCTTTAATATTTGAAAAAAGCCAGAGAGAATTAGAGCAAGAACTTAACGAAGAGCGTTTACGTTTTTACACAGGATTTTCTCACGAACTAAAAACACCGCTAACCATGATTCTTGCTCCGGTAGAAACCCTACTTACCGAGATAAGAAAAAAAGAACATAAAAACAGTCTAAGAATTATCGAAAAAAACGCAAAAACCTTATTGCGCCGTATTAATAAATTACTGGATTTTAGACAAACTGAAGAAGGCCTAAACAAACTACAAGTTAATAATTACGACTTAAAGTCATCCTTAAAACATTGGATTAAGATGTATGAGCCAATTGCCCCAAAAAAGGGAATTAAAATCATAACATCCTACAATAATGACAAGTCTACTATCTATTGTGATATAGAAAAAATCCAGATCGTTTTCAATAATATTATGTCTAACGCCATAAAATACACTCCTACTGGGGGAAGTATCAAGATAAAACTTAAAGAAAAGAATAATGGATTTCAATTTTCAGTAAAAGATACCGGAACCGGAATTCCACCAAAAACCCTTCCCCATATATTTGATTGGTATTACCATTCAGATGAAAAAATAAAAAAAGAAGGTAGTGGTATTGGGCTGGCTTTATCTAAAAGATTTATTGAAATACATGGTGGAAAAATAAGCGTTAAAAGCAAGGAGAATAAATACACAAAGTTCAAGGTTTATCTACCGATCACAAATGAAAAGGAATACGAAAATGATATAAGCGATAAAGAAAGCTTTTCAGAAATTGAACGTTTTACTAAAGAACTGCTTAACGAAAATAAACAATTAGAAAACAGAGCGCTATTAAATCCAGATTCTAGCCGTGAGCTTCTATTATTAATTGATGATAACCCCGATATTCATCATTATTTATCTTCAATTTTAAAAGAAAAGTATGATTTATTACATGCGCTGAATGGCCAGGAAGGCATCAACATGGCAAAAAAGCACGTTCCAGATCTTATTGTTTCAGATATTATGATGCCAGAAAAAAGCGGTATCGATTTAACCAATACCTTAAAAACTAACAAAGAAACTACTCATATTCCTATAATTTTATTGTCGGCTAAAGATACTAAAGAATCTATATTAAGCGGTTATACGGAAGGTGCAGACGATTATATCACCAAGCCATTTAGCACCGCAATTCTTCAAGCAAGGATTAAAAATCTTTTGAATAAAAAAATCAGCTTACAAAAAAGTCTTCAGCAAAATGAGGATTCTGAGATATCAAAGAGCGATACCGAATGTAAACAAATTAAAATTGAAAAGGAATTCCTCAAAAAGTTTGAAAAAACCGTCCATGATAATATTCAGATCCAAGGTAAAATGGTAGAGTTAATTTCCAAAGAAATGGGGATGAGCCGAGCTTCTTTATATCGAAAAATCAAAGCACTTACCGGTAAAAGTATAAATGAATATATTCGTGATATAAAACTCGAAAAATCCTTAAATCTAATAGAAAAAGAGGGATTCAATATATCCACGGCCGCTTTCGAAGTTGGTTTCAATAATATGAAATACTATAGAAAAATTTTCAAAGAAAAATTTGGTAAATTACCGTCAGAATTTTCATTGAAAAAAGATCTTACCTAA